Proteins encoded within one genomic window of Nordella sp. HKS 07:
- a CDS encoding YqgE/AlgH family protein has product MKKSSFLDGQMLIAMPGMSDPRFDRSVIFMCAHSDNGAMGIIVNKRAPMISFSELLERLDIMPQENRIKLPDDVQSMLVQFGGPVEPGRGFVLHTSDYFSADTSLPIDERVALTATLDILRAIAGGQGPRRSLLALGYAGWAPGQLEDEIQRNGWLSCAADEELLFGSDLDNKYQNALHKIGVDPAMLSSQAGHA; this is encoded by the coding sequence ATGAAAAAATCATCCTTTCTCGACGGCCAGATGCTGATCGCCATGCCGGGCATGAGCGACCCCCGCTTCGACAGATCCGTCATTTTCATGTGCGCGCATTCCGACAACGGCGCCATGGGCATCATCGTCAACAAGCGGGCGCCAATGATCTCATTCAGCGAACTGCTGGAGCGGCTCGACATCATGCCGCAAGAGAACCGGATCAAGCTGCCCGACGACGTGCAGTCGATGCTGGTGCAATTCGGCGGGCCGGTGGAACCGGGACGCGGCTTCGTGCTGCACACGTCCGATTATTTCTCAGCCGACACGTCGCTGCCGATCGACGAGCGCGTGGCGCTGACGGCGACGCTCGACATTTTGCGCGCCATCGCCGGTGGCCAGGGTCCGCGGCGCTCGCTCCTGGCATTGGGCTATGCGGGCTGGGCGCCCGGCCAGCTCGAGGACGAGATTCAGCGCAATGGCTGGTTGAGCTGCGCGGCGGACGAGGAACTGCTGTTCGGCAGCGATCTCGACAACAAATATCAAAACGCACTGCACAAGATCGGCGTCGATCCGGCGATGTTATCCTCGCAGGCGGGGCATGCGTAA